In Pseudonocardia sp. C8, one genomic interval encodes:
- a CDS encoding thiamine pyrophosphate-requiring protein, whose amino-acid sequence MQLTVATTYLARLAELGIESIFMNAGTDFAPIVEAYAVNKEEGGPTLPTPVLCAHENLAGGMAHGAALVSGRPQALMVHVSVGTANAACAVANASRDRVPLLVTAGRSPVLEAGATGARDLPIHWTQEMFDQAGLVRELVKWDYELRDARQVEDVVDRAVSVAESHPRGPVYLSLPREVLAEPAAGFVADRPRTAVPASVQPDPAAVAELADRIAAARFPVVVSTASGAERGSAELLGEVCSRFGIGVADSFSRFLTVSIDHPHHVGTDPGPVFAEADLIVFLECDVPWIEHYWTPRDETFIAQVAVDPIHGSIPMRSHRSDLNISATPVAFLTALRAQLETRAVRDEAARTTRIRDRAAASRDAVDTLRTRALEESDQPITKATISAVLGELLDDEDLVFNEYVGVPELLHRTEPGTYFFLPSAGGLGWGLPAALGAKYAAPDRTVVATLGDGAYLFANPAACHHAAAKHDLPVLTVIANNGGWWAVDAATYSVYPNGTAMTSAEERFSDLSPSPDFASYCTASGGHGVTVHHRRELRGALEEAFRVVRDQGRQALVDVRCS is encoded by the coding sequence CAAGGAGGAAGGCGGTCCGACGCTGCCGACCCCGGTCCTGTGCGCCCACGAGAACCTCGCGGGTGGGATGGCCCACGGTGCCGCGCTGGTGTCGGGCCGGCCGCAGGCGTTGATGGTCCACGTCAGCGTCGGTACGGCCAACGCGGCGTGCGCGGTCGCCAACGCATCACGCGACCGCGTCCCCCTCCTCGTCACCGCCGGGCGCTCGCCCGTCCTGGAGGCCGGTGCCACCGGCGCACGCGACCTGCCGATCCACTGGACGCAGGAGATGTTCGACCAGGCCGGCCTGGTGCGCGAGCTCGTCAAGTGGGACTACGAGCTGCGGGACGCCCGGCAGGTCGAGGACGTGGTCGACCGGGCCGTGAGCGTGGCCGAGTCCCACCCGCGCGGGCCGGTCTACCTCTCCCTGCCGCGCGAGGTCCTCGCCGAGCCGGCCGCCGGCTTCGTGGCCGACCGCCCACGCACCGCCGTGCCGGCCTCGGTCCAACCCGATCCCGCCGCCGTGGCCGAGCTCGCCGACCGGATCGCCGCCGCGAGGTTCCCGGTCGTCGTCTCGACCGCGTCGGGTGCCGAGCGGGGGTCCGCCGAGCTGCTCGGTGAGGTCTGCTCCCGCTTCGGCATCGGTGTCGCCGATTCGTTCTCGCGGTTCCTGACGGTGTCGATCGACCACCCGCACCACGTCGGCACCGACCCGGGGCCCGTCTTCGCCGAAGCCGACCTCATCGTGTTCCTGGAGTGCGACGTCCCCTGGATCGAGCACTACTGGACGCCGCGTGACGAGACGTTCATCGCCCAGGTCGCCGTCGACCCGATCCACGGTTCCATCCCGATGCGCTCGCACCGGTCGGACCTGAACATCAGTGCCACACCGGTCGCGTTCCTGACCGCTCTGCGCGCCCAGCTCGAGACCCGTGCGGTCAGGGACGAGGCCGCCCGCACCACGCGGATCCGGGACCGTGCCGCCGCCAGCCGCGACGCGGTCGACACGCTGCGGACCCGGGCGCTCGAGGAATCGGATCAGCCGATCACCAAGGCGACCATCTCGGCGGTCCTCGGCGAGCTGCTCGACGACGAGGACCTGGTCTTCAACGAGTACGTCGGCGTGCCCGAGCTGCTCCACCGGACCGAGCCCGGCACCTACTTCTTCCTGCCGTCCGCGGGTGGCCTCGGCTGGGGTCTGCCCGCCGCTCTGGGCGCGAAGTACGCCGCACCGGACCGCACCGTGGTGGCGACGCTGGGCGACGGTGCCTACCTGTTCGCGAACCCGGCAGCCTGCCATCACGCGGCCGCGAAGCACGACCTGCCGGTGCTGACGGTCATCGCCAACAACGGCGGGTGGTGGGCGGTGGACGCGGCGACGTACTCGGTCTATCCGAACGGCACCGCGATGACCAGCGCGGAGGAGCGGTTCTCCGACCTGTCGCCCTCGCCGGACTTCGCGTCGTATTGCACCGCGTCGGGCGGCCACGGCGTGACGGTCCACCACCGTCGCGAGCTCAGGGGTGCGCTCGAGGAAGCCTTCCGTGTCGTCCGCGACCAGGGTCGCCAGGCCCTCGTCGACGTGCGCTGCAGCTAG